In Populus alba chromosome 1, ASM523922v2, whole genome shotgun sequence, a single window of DNA contains:
- the LOC140954123 gene encoding magnesium transporter MRS2-3-like, giving the protein MRSRPQTPPLSKPEDDKDPMTRPAPASTTTSLNVPFPSSRKKGTGVRPWLLLDSTGQAQVVEVGKHAIMRRTGLPARDLRILDPLLSYPSTVLGRERAIVINLEHIKAIITAQEVLLLNSRDPSVTPFVEELQGRLMFHYHATKAQEGNGDHSKANPYHVEEPESNGLSPENFPEGFSHYQDCNEGAKQGLENRDGSKVLPFEFVALEACLEAACSCLESEAKTLEQEAHPALDKLTSKISTLNLERVRQIKSRLVAITGRVQKVRDELEHLLDDDEDMAEMYLTEKLVQQQLEDSSTSSLNEGDGMDDDDLQADLDDSIPAEVSLGVLEASTSHEDDIKNIENEHDHLFSAPNGLGRYSRVNTSTTRSSISKHLDVEELEMLLEAYFVQIDGTLNKLCTLREYVDDTEDYINIMLDDKQNHLLQMGVMLTTATLVVSCFVVVVGVFGMNIGIKMFKEEVQAGMSKFLWTVAGGTTGSMFLYVIAIAWCKHRRLLDN; this is encoded by the exons ATGAGATCTCGCCCACAAACACCACCGCTATCCAAACCTGAAGACGACAAGGACCCAATGACCCGGCCCGCGCCAGCCAGTACCACAACCTCTCTCAACGTCCCTTTTCCGTCCTCTCGCAAAAAAGGAACTGGGGTTCGACCCTGGCTCTTACTAGACTCAACTGGCCAAGCCCAGGTGGTGGAAGTTGGCAAGCACGCAATCATGCGTCGTACAGGCCTTCCTGCCCGTGACCTTCGGATCCTTGACCCGCTACTTTCTTACCCGTCTACTGTTTTGGGTCGAGAGAGAGCAATTGTTATTAATTTGGAGCATATTAAGGCGATTATTACTGCACAGGAGGTTTTGCTGCTGAATTCTAGAGACCCTTCTGTTACTCCATTTGTGGAAGAGTTGCAGGGGAGGTTGATGTTTCATTACCACGCTACTAAAGCTCAG GAGGGCAATGGTGATCATTCAAAGGCAAATCCTTATCACGTGGAAGAGCCTGAGTCAAATGGTTTGAGTCCTGAAAATTTTCCAGAAGGCTTTTCACATTATCAGGATTGCAACGAGGGAGCAAAACAGGGTCTCGAGAATCGAGATGGATCAAAGGTTCTTCCATTTGAGTTTGTTGCATTGGAAGCATGCCTTGAGGCTGCATGCAGTTGCTTAGAAAGTGAA GCAAAAACACTGGAACAAGAGGCACATCCAGCATTGGATAAACTGACTTCAAAGATCAGTACTCTCAATTTAGAACGCGTCCGCCAGATTAAAAGTCGATTGGTTGCAATAACTGGCCGAGTGCAAAAG GTTAGGGATGAATTAGAACACTTGCTGGATGATGATGAAGACATGGCAGAGATGTATCTAACAGAAAAACTGGTTCAACAACAGCTTGAAGATTCTTCAACTTCCTCTTTAAATGAGGGAGATGGCATGGATGATGATGACCTTCAAGCAGACTTGGACGACAG TATTCCTGCTGAGGTGTCATTGGGTGTTCTTGAGGCCTCTACTAGCCATGaggatgatattaaaaacattgaaaatgaaCATGATCACCTTTTTAGTGCACCTAATGGACTTGGAAGATACAGCCGTGTCAATACTAGTACAACACGAAGTTCAATAAGCAAGCACCTTGATGTCGAGGAACTAGAAATGCTCTTGGAGGCGTACTTTGTACAAATTGATGGCACATTGAACAAACTATGCACG CTGAGGGAGTATGTTGATGACACGGAGGACTACATCAACATAATGCTGGATGACAAACAGAATCATCTCCTGCAAATGGGTGTGATGTTGACGACAGCAACCTTAGTGGTGAGCTGCTTTGTTGTAGTTGTTGGTGTTTTTGGCATGAATATCGGAATCAAAATGTTCAAAGAGGAAGTGCAAGCAGGAATGTCGAAGTTTCTATGGACTGTTGCTGGTGGCACTACTGGGAGCATGTTCTTATATGTGATTGCTATTGCCTGGTGCAAGCACAGGCGATTGTTAGATAATTGA
- the LOC118055409 gene encoding uncharacterized protein — MGDKNTRFFHLSVSLRKGRNYIRKIEQNGSRLVSLNNVKEGVANSSSTLFRKPKCKRIEMGHLRFSKISEAKLFWLERSPLIEEVKQVVWDCNGSKTPGLDGYTFSFNKKILDGFMIAKRLFMASATRSIALLLKVDFYKAFNSILWEHIDISMGYMGFGSHWRKLVFECLSTSKLAILINGSPNREFSMERGLRHGDPLSPFLFDIVVQGLTVLLNKALASGYFKKLANFSRTLHNSFVIC, encoded by the exons ATGGGGGATAAGAACACCCGTTTTTTCCACCTATCAGTAAGTCTAAGGAAAGGACGCAACTACATTAGGAAGATTGAGCAGAATGGTAGTCGCCTAGTCTCCTTAAACAATGTTAAAGAAGGCGTTGCCAACTCTTCCTCCACCTTGTTTCGCAAACCAAAGtgtaaaagaattgaaatgggACATTTGAGGTTCTCTAAAATTTCAGAAGCTAAATTGTTTTGGCTAGAAAGATCACCTTTAATTGAAGAAGTGAAGCAAGTTGTGTGGGACTGTAATGGTTCCAAAACCCCTGGCCTCGATGGGTACACCTTCTCCTTCAATAAAAAG ATTTTAGATGGGTTCATGATAGCAAAAAGGTTATTCATGGCGTCCGCAACAAGGAGCATAGCCCTCTTACTAAAGGTAGATTTCTATAAGGCCTTTAACTCAATTCTGTGGGAGCATATTGACATTAGCATGGGCTATATGGGTTTTGGCTCTCACTGGAGGAAATTGGTCTTTGAATGCTTATCCACTTCCAAATTAGCCATCTTGATAAACGGTTCCCCTAATAGAGAATTTAGTATGGAGAGGGGCCTTAGGCATGGGGatcctctctctccttttctatttGACATAGTAGTTCAAGGGTTGACAGTTTTACTCAATAAGGCATTAGCTTCAGGTTACTTCAAAAAGCTTGCAAACTTCTCCAGGACACTACATAACTCATTTGTAATATGCTGA
- the LOC118055378 gene encoding serine carboxypeptidase-like 18 isoform X2, whose amino-acid sequence MSVIRLRNTHCHLINMMLFLAFTLLLLSDAAASKSIIKSLPGFHGNLPFVLETGYIGVGELEAVQLFYYFIESERSPKDDPLVLWLTGGPGCSALSGIIYEIGPLSFDYAKSSGGGKPVLALNPYSWTKIANIIFVDAPVGTGFSYSTTWEGYHVTDTLSAAETYEFLRKWLVDHPKFLTNPLYVAGDSFSGIVAPIIVQDISDGNKAGRQPTMNLKGYVLGNPVTDSEIDTNSVVPFAHLKALISDKLYESFMKNCKGEYLNPDQSNASCMEDILAIKECIGKVHNAQILEPACKDASPKPVALKWDPRFLIADDADILLPSPRVPGPWCRGTIKDWRRCNKTLAYSYNVESTVDYHRNLTKKPYRALIYSGDHDMSIPYVGTLEWIESLNLTIKYDWEPWFVDGQIAGYTMLYADNAQEYITYDLTFATVKGGGHTAPEYRPEQCFAMMDRWFDYYPL is encoded by the exons ATGTCCGTTATCCGACTCCGAAACACACATTGCCACTTAATAAATATGATGTTATTCCTTGCATTCACTCTACTGCTACTCTCCGATGCCGCTGCatcaaaatcaataatcaaGTCCCTACCTGGCTTTCACGGTAACCTTCCATTTGTACTGGAAACAGG GTATATTGGCGTGGGAGAATTGGAAGCCGTGCAGCTATTCTACTACTTCATCGAGTCTGAGAGGAGCCCAAAAGATGACCCTCTTGTGCTCTGGCTCACTGGTGGCCCTGGATGCTCTGCCCTGTCTGGAATAATATATGAAattg GCCCGTTATCATTTGATTATGCAAAATCCAGCGGAGGAGGCAAACCTGTTTTGGCATTGAACCCATATTCATGGACAAAG ATTGCCAACATAATATTTGTAGATGCCCCTGTTGGTACTGGATTTTCCTATTCAACTACATGGGAAGGCTACCATGTTACTGATACATTGTCAGCTGCAGAAACTTACGAGTTCTTAAGAAAG TGGCTCGTGGATCACCCCAAGTTTCTTACAAATCCACTCTATGTTGCTGGGGACTCCTTTTCAGGCATCGTTGCACCAATCATAGTCCAGGATATTTCTGATG GAAATAAAGCGGGACGTCAGCCAACAATGAACCTCAAA GGATATGTGCTTGGAAACCCAGTTACAGATTCTGAGATTGACACCAATTCAGTAGTTCCTTTTGCTCACCTAAAAGCTCTTATATCAGATAAACTCTACGAG TCCTTCATGAAAAATTGCAAGGGTGAGTACTTAAATCCAGATCAAAGCAACGCATCGTGTATGGAAGACATATTAGCCATCAAGGAG tgCATTGGAAAAGTACATAACGCACAAATTCTGGAACCTGCATGCAAGGACGCATCCCCAAAACCAGTGGCATTGAAATGGGATCCAAGGTTTCTCATAGCCGATGACGCTGATATTCTGCTACCAAGTCCCCGTGTTCCTGGACCTTGGTGCCGG GGAACCATAAAGGATTGGAGAAGATGCAATAAGACCCTGGCCTATTCGTACAATGTCGAAAGTACTGTTGATTACCATCGGAACTTGACCAAGAAACCATATCGAGCTCTCATTTACAG TGGCGATCATGACATGAGTATCCCATACGTTGGTACGCTTGAATGGATAGAATCTCTGAATTTGACGATTAAGTATGACTGGGAACCATGGTTCGTTGATGGTCAAATTGCAGG ATACACAATGCTGTATGCAGACAATGCGCAAGAATACATAACGTACGACCTGACATTTGCGACTGTGAAG GGAGGGGGTCACACAGCGCCGGAATACAGGCCAGAGCAGTGCTTTGCCATGATGGATAGGTGGTTTGATTACTACCCTCTGTAA
- the LOC118055379 gene encoding uncharacterized protein, translated as MSSISQSVLMALTVTFNKFASSNVNAVHKKEGKRAAKAASRAADIGRRGVLLSTVVGVYSVNDSRTELLKKYLKKSEDNKTKNDRERTDSYYKRNYKDYFDFVEGSLKGKNEQDLTESEKGILEWLRKNK; from the exons ATGAGTTCAATATCCCAAAGTGTGTTGATGGCACTGACCGTTACATTCAACAAGTTTGCTTCATCAAATGTCAATGCAGTTCataaaaaagaaggtaaaagagCAGCTAAAGCAGCAAGCAGGGCAGCTGACATTGGAAGAAGAGGAGTCCTCTTATCCACCGTGGTTGGAGTATATTCAGTCAATGACTCAAGGACTGAACTTCTTAAAA AATATTTGAAGAAATCAGAGGATAACAAGACCAAAAATGACAGGGAG agaACGGATAGCTATTACAAACGGAACTACAAGGATTATTTTGACTTTGTGGAAGGATCTTTGAAAGGGAAGAATGAGCAGGACCTTACTGAATCAGAGAAGGGTATTCTTGAGTGgctaaggaaaaataaataa
- the LOC118055378 gene encoding serine carboxypeptidase-like 18 isoform X1, whose protein sequence is MSVIRLRNTHCHLINMMLFLAFTLLLLSDAAASKSIIKSLPGFHGNLPFVLETGYIGVGELEAVQLFYYFIESERSPKDDPLVLWLTGGPGCSALSGIIYEIGPLSFDYAKSSGGGKPVLALNPYSWTKIANIIFVDAPVGTGFSYSTTWEGYHVTDTLSAAETYEFLRKWLVDHPKFLTNPLYVAGDSFSGIVAPIIVQDISDGNKAGRQPTMNLKGYVLGNPVTDSEIDTNSVVPFAHLKALISDKLYESFMKNCKGEYLNPDQSNASCMEDILAIKECIGKVHNAQILEPACKDASPKPVALKWDPRFLIADDADILLPSPRVPGPWCRNYNYVYIYMWANDETVRDALHIRKGTIKDWRRCNKTLAYSYNVESTVDYHRNLTKKPYRALIYSGDHDMSIPYVGTLEWIESLNLTIKYDWEPWFVDGQIAGYTMLYADNAQEYITYDLTFATVKGGGHTAPEYRPEQCFAMMDRWFDYYPL, encoded by the exons ATGTCCGTTATCCGACTCCGAAACACACATTGCCACTTAATAAATATGATGTTATTCCTTGCATTCACTCTACTGCTACTCTCCGATGCCGCTGCatcaaaatcaataatcaaGTCCCTACCTGGCTTTCACGGTAACCTTCCATTTGTACTGGAAACAGG GTATATTGGCGTGGGAGAATTGGAAGCCGTGCAGCTATTCTACTACTTCATCGAGTCTGAGAGGAGCCCAAAAGATGACCCTCTTGTGCTCTGGCTCACTGGTGGCCCTGGATGCTCTGCCCTGTCTGGAATAATATATGAAattg GCCCGTTATCATTTGATTATGCAAAATCCAGCGGAGGAGGCAAACCTGTTTTGGCATTGAACCCATATTCATGGACAAAG ATTGCCAACATAATATTTGTAGATGCCCCTGTTGGTACTGGATTTTCCTATTCAACTACATGGGAAGGCTACCATGTTACTGATACATTGTCAGCTGCAGAAACTTACGAGTTCTTAAGAAAG TGGCTCGTGGATCACCCCAAGTTTCTTACAAATCCACTCTATGTTGCTGGGGACTCCTTTTCAGGCATCGTTGCACCAATCATAGTCCAGGATATTTCTGATG GAAATAAAGCGGGACGTCAGCCAACAATGAACCTCAAA GGATATGTGCTTGGAAACCCAGTTACAGATTCTGAGATTGACACCAATTCAGTAGTTCCTTTTGCTCACCTAAAAGCTCTTATATCAGATAAACTCTACGAG TCCTTCATGAAAAATTGCAAGGGTGAGTACTTAAATCCAGATCAAAGCAACGCATCGTGTATGGAAGACATATTAGCCATCAAGGAG tgCATTGGAAAAGTACATAACGCACAAATTCTGGAACCTGCATGCAAGGACGCATCCCCAAAACCAGTGGCATTGAAATGGGATCCAAGGTTTCTCATAGCCGATGACGCTGATATTCTGCTACCAAGTCCCCGTGTTCCTGGACCTTGGTGCCGG AATTACAATTATGTATACATTTATATGTGGGCTAATGATGAAACTGTTCGAGATGCTCTTCATATTCGCAAG GGAACCATAAAGGATTGGAGAAGATGCAATAAGACCCTGGCCTATTCGTACAATGTCGAAAGTACTGTTGATTACCATCGGAACTTGACCAAGAAACCATATCGAGCTCTCATTTACAG TGGCGATCATGACATGAGTATCCCATACGTTGGTACGCTTGAATGGATAGAATCTCTGAATTTGACGATTAAGTATGACTGGGAACCATGGTTCGTTGATGGTCAAATTGCAGG ATACACAATGCTGTATGCAGACAATGCGCAAGAATACATAACGTACGACCTGACATTTGCGACTGTGAAG GGAGGGGGTCACACAGCGCCGGAATACAGGCCAGAGCAGTGCTTTGCCATGATGGATAGGTGGTTTGATTACTACCCTCTGTAA